One genomic window of Polyangiaceae bacterium includes the following:
- a CDS encoding DNRLRE domain-containing protein, which produces MAKLLPGVHAAGGSARVQSLFCCVLALLALAGCSSAPEEPESREPVSQSQSQAITSTLTAIDDSYINSSDTSNTAGGTPYVFIGQRSGTIYRTFLKFDLTGIPAGATVSSATLTLSNVTPTNMGMNNTTNPSVRVYPVSSAWSEDTSKSATPGGGGQAHGVLCTGSTGVTWLRRDCSSNSWSTAGGDFGSQIAATSVAATNGDVTFNVQSFVQAVANGTQTNNGLILKAFNEAVDNVRLFEATGNTNPPELSVVYTRKNGDACTVDAQCTSNSCVDVNGLDCATGGGGSCVCCSAATCSGDCQSCHLSGSVGTCTNRPASTECRPAAGTCDAAEFCTGSSSTCPSDVKKSASTECRSSAGDCDPAEFCTGSSNSCPSDAKYTSSHTCRVASGACDVAEVCNGSSNTCPADGVASAGTTCRADSGGGCDVAETCNGSSKSCPSDGFKTAGTSCRAASGTCDNAETCTGSSANCPADTYKTAGTTCRADSGGGCDVAETCTGSSPACPTDAFKTAGTTCRADSGGGCDVAETCTGSSANCPADSFKTAGTSCRAAAGACDNAETCTGSSANCPADAFKSASTVCRTAAGSCDSAENCTGSSANCPADTFLSSSTVCRASGGACDVEETCTGGAATCPADSKLANGTVCRPAAAICDLAESCDGVSNGCPSDAKASAGTVCRVAADVCDAAETCNGSADTCPSDGFQPATTSCRSASCDATPPATATLAATCTGSGVSCPAVQTQQCAGTCAGTACGDCTLDGQCQSGEYCNGGACATKQANGADCGAGNACASGFCVDGKCCNSACSGGTSDCQSCAVSGSEGTCSPIPSGTVCRSAVGICDAVETCNGTATTCPSDAKLGSSTECRGSAGSCDPAEFCSGSSDNCPSDARSPLGTVCRTAAGTCDAEEACDGSSVACPTDVKKPSSTVCRISAGSCDVAENCSGSSDTCPNDSFVAGGTICRTAAGVCDVAETCSGTGAACPSDAKLPSGTECRPAGGICDVAESCNGSTNNCPADAKQPSSMVCRLAAGDCDVAENCTGAADACPTDAKKSTSTVCRASAGVCDVAENCTGGDNCPADSFAPASQSCRSASCTTGTGTLAANCTGSSAPCPSIQTLTCDPYICAGTACGTSCTTDTECTLDHYCSSGVCTPKSPNGEPCSAANQCTSGICADGFCCNSSCTGQCEACDVATQEGACVATTGAPHGARTACDTDGTVCGGACDGSNRAGCLYPGSATLCRAPSCTSNVATLPAGCQGDGTCPSEQLQDCSPFVCGPTACVGNCTADVQCQSGTQYCSAGICVDKLANGSACGAANQCTSGLCVDGVCCDSGCSGQCEACNVSGSEGTCSAVTGDPVGGRAPCQSDGSACGGSCDGTDRQACVYPGFGVECRAEACSNDVATLSASCNGAGSCPPAIQQSCAPGTCSGNRCDGGCLVDSHCNVGEFCAAGVCQTQKSNGATCSAAGQCVSGNCVDGYCCNSACTGQCEACDASGTEGACSPIAGSPHGTRQACTSDGSACGGFCDGTNAAACSYAGSSTVCRVADCTDNVATVEATCQGNGRCPIVEQQACPPPNTCSGEICGGGCTTNTDCQTDQYCSGGVCVSKRANGATCTTSSGCASDSCVDGVCCDTACNGQCEACDVLGQVGTCTLVTGQPHGGRTACLGSGACGAVCDGSGTTCAFPGGTTECGLGSCADGVSIDAPVCNGAGTCLAPTATDCSPYLCAANGCGTSCTTNDECAAGFECQSGACVSPLPDAGPDAGTGGSAGAAGTGGSAGAAGTGGSGGSQTTGGSAGSELPDGGLDAGTDGGIFRLPDEDGGCGCRVPGERGSSSPLRGSSGALWLGLGLAVWAARRRRVNG; this is translated from the coding sequence ATGGCTAAACTTCTTCCTGGCGTTCACGCCGCGGGTGGCTCCGCGCGTGTGCAAAGTCTGTTCTGTTGTGTGCTTGCGCTGCTCGCGCTGGCGGGTTGCTCTTCCGCGCCCGAAGAGCCTGAGTCACGCGAGCCGGTGAGTCAGAGTCAAAGCCAGGCGATCACCTCGACGCTGACCGCCATCGACGACAGCTACATCAACAGCAGCGACACGTCGAACACCGCGGGCGGCACGCCGTATGTCTTCATCGGGCAGCGCTCGGGCACGATTTACCGAACGTTCTTGAAGTTCGACCTCACGGGGATCCCTGCAGGCGCAACGGTTAGCAGCGCCACCCTCACCCTGTCGAACGTCACGCCGACGAACATGGGGATGAACAACACCACCAACCCCTCCGTTCGCGTCTACCCCGTCAGCTCGGCCTGGTCAGAGGACACCAGCAAGAGCGCGACCCCCGGAGGCGGCGGTCAGGCGCACGGCGTGCTGTGTACCGGCAGCACTGGGGTCACTTGGCTGCGCCGGGACTGCAGCTCGAACAGCTGGTCCACGGCGGGCGGTGACTTTGGTTCTCAGATCGCCGCGACTTCCGTCGCCGCCACCAATGGAGACGTCACGTTCAACGTACAGAGCTTCGTTCAGGCGGTGGCCAATGGCACTCAAACGAACAACGGGCTGATCCTGAAGGCCTTCAACGAAGCCGTGGACAACGTTCGGTTGTTCGAAGCCACTGGCAACACGAACCCCCCGGAGCTAAGCGTCGTCTACACGCGCAAGAACGGTGACGCCTGCACGGTGGACGCGCAGTGCACGAGCAACAGCTGCGTCGACGTGAACGGCCTCGATTGCGCTACCGGAGGCGGTGGCAGCTGCGTGTGCTGTAGCGCCGCCACCTGCAGTGGTGATTGTCAGAGTTGTCACCTCTCTGGCAGCGTGGGCACCTGCACCAACAGGCCGGCCAGCACCGAGTGCCGGCCGGCCGCGGGCACCTGCGATGCGGCAGAGTTCTGCACCGGTTCGTCTTCGACCTGTCCCAGCGACGTGAAGAAGAGCGCTTCGACCGAGTGCCGCTCGTCCGCAGGTGACTGCGACCCCGCAGAGTTCTGCACCGGGAGCTCGAACTCCTGTCCTTCTGATGCCAAGTACACGTCATCCCACACCTGCCGTGTGGCATCGGGCGCGTGCGATGTCGCGGAAGTGTGCAACGGCTCGAGCAACACTTGTCCTGCGGATGGTGTGGCGTCGGCCGGCACGACGTGCCGTGCGGATTCAGGCGGTGGCTGTGACGTAGCCGAGACCTGCAACGGATCGAGCAAGAGCTGCCCCAGCGATGGTTTCAAGACGGCGGGGACTTCCTGTCGCGCTGCCAGTGGCACCTGCGACAACGCGGAGACCTGCACCGGCTCGAGCGCGAACTGTCCCGCGGATACCTACAAGACCGCGGGCACCACCTGCCGCGCCGACTCCGGCGGGGGGTGCGACGTCGCCGAGACCTGCACGGGCTCGAGCCCCGCGTGTCCGACGGACGCCTTCAAGACCGCCGGCACCACTTGCCGTGCGGATTCAGGGGGAGGCTGTGACGTCGCGGAGACGTGTACCGGCTCGAGCGCGAACTGCCCTGCTGACAGCTTCAAGACCGCTGGCACCAGCTGCCGCGCCGCCGCCGGGGCGTGCGACAACGCAGAGACCTGCACCGGCTCGAGTGCGAACTGCCCTGCCGACGCCTTCAAGAGCGCTTCCACGGTGTGTCGTACGGCAGCTGGGAGCTGCGACAGCGCGGAGAACTGCACGGGCTCTAGCGCGAACTGTCCCGCGGACACGTTCCTCAGCAGTTCGACGGTTTGCCGCGCCTCGGGGGGCGCGTGTGATGTCGAGGAGACTTGCACTGGCGGCGCCGCCACTTGCCCGGCCGATAGCAAGCTCGCCAATGGCACCGTCTGCCGACCGGCGGCGGCGATCTGCGATCTCGCAGAGTCGTGCGATGGAGTCAGCAACGGCTGCCCGAGCGACGCCAAGGCCAGCGCCGGCACCGTTTGCCGCGTGGCGGCAGACGTTTGCGACGCTGCAGAGACCTGCAACGGCAGCGCCGACACCTGCCCAAGCGACGGCTTCCAGCCTGCCACCACCTCGTGCCGCAGCGCCAGCTGTGACGCCACCCCGCCGGCGACGGCCACGCTCGCCGCCACCTGCACGGGTTCCGGGGTGAGCTGTCCAGCGGTTCAGACACAGCAGTGCGCAGGCACCTGCGCCGGGACCGCCTGCGGCGACTGCACCCTCGACGGCCAGTGCCAATCGGGGGAGTACTGCAATGGCGGCGCCTGCGCCACGAAGCAGGCGAATGGCGCGGATTGCGGAGCGGGCAACGCGTGCGCCAGCGGCTTCTGCGTCGACGGCAAGTGCTGCAACAGCGCGTGCTCGGGGGGCACGAGTGACTGTCAGTCGTGTGCCGTGAGCGGCAGCGAAGGTACCTGTTCACCGATTCCGAGCGGAACCGTGTGTCGCTCCGCCGTAGGGATCTGCGATGCGGTCGAGACCTGCAACGGCACCGCCACGACGTGCCCCAGTGACGCCAAGCTTGGCAGCAGCACCGAGTGCCGCGGTTCTGCCGGAAGCTGCGACCCCGCGGAGTTCTGCAGTGGCAGCAGCGACAACTGCCCAAGCGATGCGCGTTCGCCATTGGGTACCGTGTGCCGCACCGCGGCTGGCACCTGCGACGCGGAGGAAGCGTGCGACGGCTCGAGCGTCGCTTGTCCAACCGATGTGAAGAAGCCGTCGAGCACCGTGTGTCGCATATCCGCGGGCTCCTGCGACGTCGCGGAAAATTGCTCTGGATCGTCAGACACCTGTCCGAATGACAGCTTCGTGGCTGGAGGCACCATTTGCCGCACGGCAGCGGGCGTCTGCGACGTCGCGGAGACGTGCAGCGGCACCGGGGCTGCCTGCCCGAGCGACGCGAAGCTCCCAAGCGGGACGGAGTGTCGCCCTGCAGGCGGGATTTGCGACGTGGCGGAGAGCTGCAACGGCTCGACGAACAACTGCCCAGCGGACGCGAAGCAACCGAGCAGCATGGTCTGCCGCTTGGCAGCGGGCGACTGCGACGTCGCAGAGAACTGCACGGGCGCAGCCGATGCGTGTCCGACGGACGCCAAGAAGAGCACTAGCACGGTGTGCCGCGCGAGCGCGGGAGTGTGCGACGTGGCCGAGAACTGCACCGGAGGTGACAACTGCCCGGCGGATAGCTTTGCGCCCGCCAGTCAGAGCTGTCGCTCGGCGAGCTGTACGACGGGCACTGGCACCCTCGCCGCCAACTGCACTGGGTCGTCGGCCCCTTGCCCCAGCATCCAGACGCTGACCTGCGATCCGTACATCTGTGCGGGTACCGCTTGCGGCACCTCCTGCACCACGGACACCGAGTGCACCCTCGACCACTACTGCTCGAGCGGCGTGTGCACCCCGAAGTCCCCCAACGGAGAGCCGTGTTCCGCAGCGAATCAGTGCACCTCGGGGATCTGTGCTGACGGCTTCTGCTGCAACTCATCGTGTACGGGGCAGTGCGAGGCGTGCGACGTCGCGACTCAAGAAGGCGCCTGCGTTGCGACGACCGGTGCACCTCACGGCGCCCGCACCGCGTGCGACACGGACGGCACGGTTTGCGGCGGCGCGTGCGACGGCTCGAATCGAGCTGGCTGCTTGTACCCCGGCAGCGCGACGCTGTGCCGCGCCCCGAGCTGCACTTCGAACGTCGCTACCTTGCCCGCGGGCTGCCAGGGTGATGGCACGTGTCCGAGCGAGCAGCTGCAAGATTGTTCGCCCTTTGTCTGCGGCCCCACGGCGTGCGTTGGCAACTGCACGGCGGACGTTCAGTGCCAGTCTGGTACCCAGTACTGTTCCGCAGGGATCTGCGTGGACAAGCTGGCCAATGGCTCGGCTTGCGGCGCCGCTAACCAGTGCACCAGCGGGCTGTGTGTGGACGGCGTGTGCTGCGACAGCGGCTGCTCCGGTCAGTGCGAGGCCTGCAACGTGAGCGGCAGCGAGGGCACTTGCAGCGCCGTGACCGGCGATCCGGTGGGTGGCCGTGCACCCTGTCAGAGCGACGGCAGCGCCTGTGGCGGCAGCTGCGATGGCACCGATCGTCAGGCCTGTGTGTATCCTGGCTTCGGCGTCGAGTGCCGCGCAGAAGCCTGCTCGAACGACGTCGCGACGCTCAGCGCTTCGTGTAACGGCGCGGGTTCTTGCCCTCCGGCCATTCAGCAGAGCTGCGCGCCAGGGACTTGCTCTGGCAACCGCTGCGATGGTGGCTGCCTTGTGGACAGCCACTGCAACGTGGGTGAGTTCTGCGCGGCGGGCGTCTGTCAGACTCAGAAGTCCAATGGCGCCACCTGCTCTGCGGCTGGCCAGTGCGTGAGTGGCAACTGCGTCGACGGCTACTGCTGCAACTCGGCGTGTACGGGTCAGTGCGAAGCGTGTGATGCCAGCGGGACTGAAGGCGCGTGCTCGCCGATCGCTGGCTCACCCCATGGCACCCGCCAGGCGTGTACAAGCGACGGCTCGGCGTGCGGAGGCTTCTGCGACGGGACGAATGCCGCTGCCTGTAGCTACGCCGGGAGCTCGACGGTATGCCGCGTCGCGGACTGCACAGACAACGTCGCGACGGTCGAAGCAACCTGCCAAGGCAATGGCCGCTGCCCGATCGTCGAGCAGCAAGCCTGCCCACCGCCGAACACGTGCTCGGGGGAGATCTGCGGCGGTGGCTGCACCACGAACACGGACTGCCAAACGGATCAGTACTGCTCGGGCGGTGTGTGCGTCTCGAAGCGCGCAAACGGGGCCACCTGCACCACGAGCTCGGGTTGCGCGAGCGACTCCTGTGTGGACGGCGTGTGTTGCGACACGGCGTGTAACGGCCAGTGCGAAGCGTGCGACGTGCTCGGCCAGGTCGGGACCTGTACGTTGGTCACGGGGCAGCCCCACGGCGGTCGCACCGCGTGCCTGGGCTCGGGCGCTTGCGGCGCCGTCTGTGATGGCTCGGGCACCACGTGTGCGTTCCCCGGCGGAACCACGGAGTGCGGTCTCGGTAGCTGTGCGGACGGCGTCTCCATCGACGCTCCGGTATGCAACGGCGCTGGCACCTGCTTGGCTCCGACCGCCACCGATTGCTCGCCCTACCTGTGTGCGGCGAACGGCTGCGGCACGAGCTGCACGACGAACGACGAGTGCGCGGCGGGCTTCGAGTGCCAGAGCGGCGCGTGTGTCTCCCCGCTGCCCGACGCCGGTCCAGACGCCGGCACTGGCGGCAGCGCAGGAGCGGCGGGTACAGGCGGCAGCGCAGGAGCGGCGGGTACGGGCGGCAGCGGCGGCAGCCAAACCACCGGCGGCAGCGCTGGCAGCGAGCTCCCGGACGGCGGGCTGGATGCTGGCACCGATGGAGGGATCTTCCGCCTGCCTGACGAAGACGGTGGCTGCGGGTGTCGAGTCCCTGGAGAGCGCGGTTCCTCGTCGCCCCTCCGTGGCAGCAGCGGCGCGTTGTGGTTGGGCCTTGGGCTCGCCGTGTGGGCGGCTCGCCGCCGTCGGGTGAACGGCTAG
- a CDS encoding zinc-binding dehydrogenase: protein MASFPDQQPKPNEPGVRALRVVIQRPGGYDQLRLERGDPPSPSTDERLLQSLAVGVNYADCVVRMGLYASARKYVGWPITPGFELVGFEPGDPLRTPRLALTRFNAYASHAAIDQRLIFPLPRGYSVEEAAGFPTTALTAWYALRRLCAVESGMRVLVHSAAGGVGLRLLQMCRILGAEAVGLVGAPHKAHTVEACDARVIVKGRRPWWQAARELTPRGYDIVLDATGAETLRHSYDLLAPMGRLVIYGFHSMLPKSASGAGSAFAPTALLRLARTYISTPRFNPLALTGDNKSVLGFNLSYLFDEVPLAQRGMQELLAWASLGKLPPLPTEVFPFAEVAAAHARLESGQTTGKLVLSLER from the coding sequence ATGGCTTCTTTTCCTGATCAACAACCCAAACCAAACGAACCGGGGGTCCGTGCACTGCGCGTGGTGATTCAGCGGCCGGGCGGCTACGACCAACTGCGCCTCGAGCGAGGCGACCCTCCCAGCCCCTCGACCGACGAGCGCCTGCTCCAGAGCCTGGCGGTTGGGGTCAACTACGCCGATTGCGTGGTGCGCATGGGCCTCTACGCCTCGGCCCGCAAATACGTGGGCTGGCCGATCACCCCAGGCTTCGAGCTGGTTGGCTTCGAACCCGGCGACCCCCTACGAACGCCCCGCCTCGCCCTCACGCGCTTCAACGCTTATGCAAGTCACGCCGCCATCGACCAGCGGCTGATCTTTCCCTTGCCTCGAGGATACAGCGTTGAAGAAGCCGCGGGCTTCCCCACCACGGCGCTGACTGCCTGGTACGCGCTGCGGCGCCTGTGCGCTGTCGAATCCGGGATGCGCGTCTTGGTGCACAGCGCCGCCGGCGGTGTCGGTCTGCGCCTGTTGCAGATGTGTCGGATCCTGGGCGCCGAAGCGGTGGGACTCGTTGGAGCGCCCCACAAGGCTCACACTGTGGAAGCGTGTGATGCGCGCGTGATCGTGAAAGGGCGGCGCCCCTGGTGGCAAGCGGCGCGAGAACTCACTCCTCGCGGATACGACATCGTGCTGGATGCTACCGGCGCCGAAACACTGCGCCATAGCTACGACTTGCTCGCTCCCATGGGGCGCCTGGTGATCTACGGCTTCCACAGTATGTTGCCCAAGAGCGCTTCAGGTGCAGGCAGTGCGTTCGCTCCCACGGCGCTGCTGCGCCTGGCTCGCACCTACATTTCGACGCCGCGCTTCAACCCCCTAGCCTTGACCGGGGACAACAAGAGCGTGCTCGGCTTCAACCTGAGCTACCTCTTCGACGAAGTGCCCCTGGCTCAGCGCGGCATGCAGGAGCTCCTGGCGTGGGCCAGCCTGGGCAAGCTGCCCCCGCTGCCAACCGAAGTGTTTCCTTTCGCAGAGGTCGCCGCGGCCCACGCGCGCCTCGAGTCGGGGCAAACCACCGGGAAGTTGGTGCTGAGCCTCGAGCGCTAG
- a CDS encoding alpha/beta hydrolase, producing the protein MSSKNPNANQSWQDPPSDLPPPVSRRVRLATGLEYHCLEWNAESDAQHTVFLIHGFLDLGRSWQPVVESGLGAGLHLVAPDMRGHGLSDRVGPGGYYHFMDYLADLASLVEQLGREEVSLVGHSMGGSITSYFAGAFPAQIKRLALLEGLGPPEDQTAVPERVTNWVSAWKRQAHSALKSYADVAEAAKRLQRLDPLLRDRMATWLVAHSTRELPEGGLCFLHDPLHLTTGPYPYRLEIAESFWRRIACPTLFVDGAESFLRHAEVEADRRKSCFAQGQSALLEGAGHMMMRHRPAELATLLQGFLTQ; encoded by the coding sequence GTGAGTTCCAAGAACCCGAACGCAAACCAGAGTTGGCAAGATCCCCCGAGCGACCTTCCGCCGCCGGTTTCACGCCGTGTGCGCCTCGCAACAGGCCTGGAGTACCACTGTCTCGAGTGGAACGCGGAGAGCGACGCCCAGCACACGGTGTTCCTGATCCATGGCTTCTTGGATCTGGGGCGTAGCTGGCAACCAGTGGTCGAGTCAGGGCTGGGCGCTGGGCTCCACTTGGTAGCTCCGGATATGCGGGGGCACGGCTTGAGCGATCGGGTCGGGCCGGGTGGCTACTACCACTTCATGGATTACCTCGCGGATCTGGCCTCGCTGGTGGAGCAGCTCGGCCGCGAAGAGGTCAGCCTCGTCGGTCACTCCATGGGCGGCAGTATCACCAGCTACTTTGCCGGCGCGTTCCCGGCCCAAATCAAACGCTTGGCGCTGCTCGAGGGCCTCGGCCCGCCGGAAGACCAAACGGCGGTGCCGGAGCGTGTGACGAATTGGGTTTCCGCGTGGAAGCGACAGGCGCACAGCGCCTTGAAGAGCTACGCGGACGTCGCCGAGGCAGCCAAGCGGCTGCAGCGCCTCGACCCACTGCTTCGAGATCGAATGGCCACTTGGCTCGTCGCCCACAGCACCCGGGAGCTCCCCGAAGGGGGGCTGTGCTTCCTCCACGACCCGCTCCATTTGACGACGGGGCCGTACCCTTATCGGCTGGAGATCGCCGAGAGCTTCTGGCGTCGCATCGCCTGCCCCACCCTGTTCGTCGATGGAGCCGAGTCCTTCTTGCGTCACGCCGAAGTCGAGGCGGATCGCCGCAAGAGCTGCTTCGCTCAGGGCCAGAGCGCCCTGTTGGAAGGTGCCGGCCACATGATGATGAGACACCGGCCGGCGGAGCTCGCGACCCTGCTGCAGGGCTTTTTGACGCAGTAG
- a CDS encoding heme-copper oxidase subunit III, whose translation MRDPFIGADRETVSPREPSFKMSIGQMGMIGFLASVAMIFGATIIAYLVTRANNAVWRTAEMPGLPLGLLGTTAVMFLQAACMSWALRSVRANKLATLERALWWSLGLGVAFIAGQAINWYELQSAHLTVSARNLYVFTFYMLTGVHALHIIGGLPPLGVVIYRTRQREYSSSRHEGLKFCVQYWHFLGVVWLILLGVLFFAT comes from the coding sequence ATGCGCGATCCATTCATCGGAGCCGACCGAGAGACCGTCTCTCCCCGAGAGCCGTCGTTCAAGATGTCCATCGGCCAAATGGGCATGATCGGCTTTCTCGCGTCGGTCGCCATGATCTTTGGCGCGACGATCATCGCCTACCTGGTGACGCGCGCGAACAACGCGGTGTGGCGCACCGCGGAGATGCCGGGGCTGCCACTCGGCTTGCTCGGCACCACAGCGGTGATGTTCCTTCAAGCAGCGTGCATGAGTTGGGCGCTGCGATCGGTGCGCGCAAACAAGCTCGCCACGCTGGAGCGCGCGCTGTGGTGGTCCCTCGGGCTCGGCGTTGCGTTCATCGCTGGCCAAGCCATCAACTGGTACGAGCTGCAGAGCGCTCACCTCACGGTCAGCGCTCGCAACCTGTACGTCTTCACCTTCTACATGCTCACCGGCGTGCACGCGCTGCACATCATCGGTGGTTTGCCGCCCTTGGGCGTGGTGATCTACCGCACCCGCCAGCGGGAGTATTCGAGCTCACGTCACGAAGGCCTGAAGTTCTGCGTGCAGTACTGGCACTTCCTCGGGGTCGTCTGGTTGATCCTGCTGGGAGTGCTGTTCTTCGCGACCTGA
- a CDS encoding DUF2914 domain-containing protein, which produces MTSVTPIQSVLRKSVLGLGLCALMATMAGCGRDTHAEPDPAKVSVEINPAKPGLNKPLALPQENKDDSSIVAEPARDLAAKSNPDSVKPSDDTQPASAQGPSAKDPSASDTKPADVKSSAAVPLRIKRLVVTTEIDKREPVEVSSFEAGSGPIYAFMELENPADEQQDVLVTFIHSSGRKVGLVELHIPAKQRRWRTWGRTQNIKQGGEWEAIVTDADGHELARTKFQVSETKSAEKPAALPTSAK; this is translated from the coding sequence ATGACGAGTGTGACCCCGATTCAGAGCGTGCTCCGTAAGAGCGTGCTGGGCCTTGGCCTGTGCGCCTTGATGGCGACGATGGCTGGCTGCGGACGGGACACCCACGCGGAGCCGGACCCGGCGAAGGTCAGCGTGGAGATCAACCCCGCGAAGCCTGGGCTGAACAAGCCACTCGCGCTTCCGCAGGAAAACAAAGATGACTCGAGCATCGTTGCCGAGCCGGCGCGGGATCTGGCAGCGAAGTCGAATCCAGACTCGGTGAAGCCGAGCGATGACACCCAGCCGGCGAGCGCGCAGGGCCCGAGCGCCAAGGACCCGAGCGCGAGCGACACGAAGCCTGCGGACGTGAAGTCTTCCGCCGCGGTGCCCCTCAGGATCAAGCGCCTGGTGGTGACGACAGAAATCGACAAGCGCGAGCCGGTCGAGGTCTCGAGCTTCGAAGCGGGCAGCGGCCCAATCTACGCTTTCATGGAACTCGAGAACCCAGCGGATGAGCAACAGGACGTTCTGGTGACCTTCATCCATAGTTCGGGGCGCAAGGTCGGCCTGGTAGAGCTGCACATTCCCGCAAAGCAGCGACGCTGGCGGACCTGGGGTCGCACCCAGAACATCAAGCAGGGTGGCGAATGGGAGGCGATCGTCACCGACGCCGACGGCCATGAGCTGGCTCGCACGAAGTTTCAGGTCAGCGAGACCAAGAGCGCGGAGAAGCCCGCAGCGCTGCCGACCAGCGCCAAGTGA
- the htpG gene encoding molecular chaperone HtpG, giving the protein MSEVHSFQAEVSQVLRLVVGSLYSNPEIFLRELVSNASDALDKLRFEAIGDPKLMGDDTELRIRISPDAEAGTLTISDNGIGMSHDELVTNLGTIAHSGSRQLMERLAEAQSAGKDALQLIGQFGVGFYSAFLVADEVRVVSRRAGSEEAFAWTSEAKDSFTIEPTERAERGTDIVLTLKGDAKQYLEYWRLRQLVTRYSDYVSHAIELKQEPEDAENADATPTFERINRGSALWQRNPKEVTDEQYAEFYKHLSHDFEAPLARKHFHVEGTQMFTGLLFVPKKAPFDLFDPEAKKGIRLHVKRVFVMNDCEEVLPKWLRFVRGVLDSEDLPLNVSREILQDSKAVRIMKKQVVSQTLSMLDDLAKERPEDYVTFFREFGAVLKEGLHFEPEHTDKLQELVRYESTKSPSDLYSLKDYVGRMLEGQKDIYYVTGAERRLVETSPHLESLKKRGYEVLFMTDPVDPFVVTQFTEYDGHKLVNAMSEKLDLDGDGEEAEKAREARDEALKGLLERFERVLSDRVGQVRTSTRLEDSPVCLVIPDGGLAPHIERLMRAQKLGMPPQKRVLEINPEHPLIKRLDTLNSDAKNVGDVSEWIEVLYDQALLAEGSPLEDPAALAKRLTTLMSKAAGV; this is encoded by the coding sequence ATGTCTGAAGTTCACTCATTCCAAGCCGAAGTCAGCCAAGTTTTGCGCCTCGTCGTGGGGTCGCTGTACTCGAACCCCGAGATCTTCCTGCGGGAGCTGGTGAGCAACGCGTCCGACGCCCTCGACAAGCTGCGCTTCGAGGCCATCGGGGATCCCAAGCTGATGGGCGACGACACGGAGCTCCGGATCCGCATCTCACCGGACGCCGAGGCCGGCACGCTGACCATCAGCGACAACGGCATCGGGATGTCCCACGACGAGCTCGTGACGAACCTCGGCACCATCGCGCACTCCGGTTCGAGGCAGCTGATGGAGCGCCTGGCCGAGGCTCAATCCGCAGGGAAAGACGCGCTGCAGCTGATTGGCCAGTTCGGCGTCGGCTTCTATTCGGCGTTCCTGGTCGCTGACGAGGTGCGGGTGGTCAGCCGCCGTGCCGGCAGCGAGGAAGCCTTCGCGTGGACCTCTGAAGCCAAAGACAGCTTCACCATCGAGCCGACGGAGCGCGCCGAGCGCGGCACCGACATCGTGCTCACGCTCAAGGGCGACGCCAAGCAGTACCTCGAGTACTGGCGCCTTCGTCAGCTGGTGACCCGCTACTCGGACTACGTGAGTCACGCAATCGAGCTCAAGCAAGAGCCCGAGGACGCAGAGAATGCCGACGCCACGCCGACCTTCGAGCGCATCAACCGCGGCAGCGCGCTGTGGCAGCGTAACCCGAAGGAAGTCACCGACGAGCAATACGCGGAGTTCTACAAGCACCTCAGCCATGACTTCGAGGCACCCCTCGCGCGCAAGCATTTCCACGTGGAAGGCACCCAGATGTTCACGGGGCTGCTCTTCGTGCCGAAGAAGGCGCCGTTCGATCTCTTCGATCCGGAAGCGAAGAAGGGCATTCGCCTGCACGTCAAGCGCGTGTTCGTGATGAACGACTGCGAAGAAGTGCTGCCGAAATGGCTGCGCTTCGTGCGCGGCGTGCTGGACAGCGAAGATCTGCCGCTGAACGTCTCACGGGAGATCCTCCAAGACTCCAAGGCCGTGCGCATCATGAAGAAGCAGGTCGTGAGTCAGACCCTGAGCATGCTGGACGACCTGGCAAAGGAGCGCCCAGAAGACTACGTGACGTTCTTCCGCGAGTTCGGCGCGGTGCTGAAGGAAGGGCTGCATTTCGAGCCCGAGCACACCGACAAGCTCCAGGAGCTGGTGCGCTACGAGAGCACCAAGTCGCCGAGCGACCTCTACAGCCTGAAGGACTACGTCGGGCGCATGCTGGAAGGTCAGAAGGATATCTACTACGTCACTGGCGCGGAGCGTCGCCTCGTGGAAACGAGCCCTCACCTCGAGTCGCTGAAGAAGCGCGGCTACGAGGTGCTGTTCATGACGGATCCGGTGGACCCGTTCGTTGTGACCCAGTTCACCGAGTACGACGGCCACAAGCTCGTCAACGCCATGAGCGAGAAGCTCGACCTGGACGGCGACGGGGAAGAGGCCGAAAAGGCCCGCGAAGCGCGGGATGAAGCCCTCAAGGGGCTGCTCGAGCGCTTCGAGCGCGTGCTCAGCGACCGCGTGGGCCAGGTGCGCACCTCCACGCGGCTCGAGGATTCTCCGGTGTGCTTGGTGATCCCCGACGGCGGCCTCGCGCCTCATATCGAGCGCCTGATGCGCGCCCAGAAGCTCGGCATGCCGCCTCAGAAGCGGGTTTTGGAGATCAACCCGGAGCACCCGTTGATCAAGCGCCTCGACACGCTGAACAGCGACGCCAAGAACGTTGGCGACGTCAGTGAGTGGATCGAGGTGCTCTACGATCAGGCTCTGCTCGCCGAGGGTAGCCCGCTGGAAGATCCTGCCGCCTTGGCCAAGCGCCTGACCACGCTGATGAGCAAGGCCGCGGGCGTCTGA